A stretch of Lepisosteus oculatus isolate fLepOcu1 chromosome 11, fLepOcu1.hap2, whole genome shotgun sequence DNA encodes these proteins:
- the LOC107077521 gene encoding tumor necrosis factor alpha-induced protein 3-like → MAERKRLPQSLEDSNLTKALFLRQNIAADLRRQRRSKPAVHHLDTLHPYSVHLSDCSASRPRIAEIVSESLFDLQLRRHLADSGCEQASTLSPLRNSGENNSLLDAVSLYMWGVRDSDLVLRTALYNTMDESSPAELNIAAHRTGRPGGSSDQRVASHAALGSEEWERIVRLVDPKSEGVAPMANSYLDIYLFVLANVIRRPIIVLGGNTKEVTPDTSESVQGPAGIYLPLLWDVEKCYHFPVVLGCVYPYSCFAPLVDFSAPGQETEILPLVTHTKNGPKDMSVHFLPECEETTKQICLQNYLQLTAVSVGKSTVPATRLKGNNLPENLNLVQDYFRLVNYVCGQLSQGAEGAQAGGREQGNRSTSPSFSITRDKCITEHCLYFASKLTWPFCHECSELSNCKDTPSMAPHPRHRAGKQETREYSSGSSFYGDRPSKVQLPAGPASAPSGHTPAPDPKSQQHRSNAGHLGQAAARLDALEPKTGACPHPRTEGGEAREARRPRAQKDPAAAGPVDLLCGRCIACKRETRTFNGLCFDCLQRKAQAAEPREARLAQALAPGWQGAGSRGQQPPGERCITPGCVYFGTEQHSGYCTVCYCSRGLPLPEPPGCEADRQQAPAGQPPQIASTLRNMPKCRAAGCGMLGNPSFDGFCEKCFLTHSRRAAQSRQTLALAKQEPLHERLQESACGEMREGPSGPSGKAQAAAALDRRPCRHRSCPNFGNSRCEGYCNHCYKKYQK, encoded by the exons ATGGCGGAAAGAAAACGGCTCCCCCAGTCTCTTGAAGACAGCAACCTGACCAAAGCGCTCTTTCTGAGGCAAAACATCGCCGCAGATCTGAGGAGGCAGAGGAGATCCAAGCCTGCGGTCCATCACCTCGACACACTACACCCTTACAGCGTGCACCTGAGCGACTGCAGCGCGTCCAGGCCGCGAATCGCGGAGATCGTCAGCGAGTCGCTGTTTGATCTGCAGCTCAGGAGACACCTGGCAGACAGCGGGTGCGAGCAAGCGAGCACCCTCTCGCCTCTGAGGAACAGCG GGGAAAACAACAGCCTTCTGGATGCTGTCTCCCTGTACATGTGGGGGGTACGCGACAGTGACTTGGTGCTGAGAACCGCTCTCTATAACACTATGGACGAAAGTAGCCCCGCTGAGCTGAACATAGCCGCACACCGGACTGGGAGACCCGGAGGATCTAGCGACCAGCGCGTCGCCTCTCACGCAGCG CTGGGCAGTGAAGAATGGGAGAGAATCGTGAGATTGGTGGACCCCAAATCTGAAGGTGTGGCACCTATGGCAAATTCGTACCTAGACATCTACCTTTTCGTTTTGGCTAATGTCATCCGGAGGCCAATCATAGTGTTGGGTG GCAACACAAAGGAAGTGACTCCTGACACGTCCGAGTCAGTCCAAGGGCCTGCGGGGATTTATCTGCCTCTGCTGTGGGATGTGGAGAAGTGTTACCACTTTCCTGTGGTCCTGGGATGTGTGTATCCATACAGCTGTTTTGCCCCACTGGTGGACTTCAGTGCTCCCGGGCAAG AAACTGAGATCCTGCCTCTGGTAACGCACACCAAGAATGGCCCCAAAGACATGTCTGTTCATTTTCTTCCTGAATGTGAAGAGACAACGAAGCAAATATGTCTTCAGAATTACCTGCAGCTGACAGCTGTTTCTGTTGGAAAGAGCACTGTCCCTGCGACCAG GTTGAAAGGTAATAACCTGCCAGAAAACCTCAACTTGGTCCAGGACTATTTTAGGTTGGTGAATTACGTGTGCGGCCAGCTGAGCCAGGGGGCAGAAGGCGCGCAGGCCGGCGGCAGGGAGCAGGGGAACAGGTCCACTTCTCCGAGTTTCTCCATCACCAGAGACAAGTGCATCACAGAGCACTGCCTCTACTTTGCCTCCAAGCTCACCTGGCCGTTCTGCCATGAGTGCAGTGAGCTCTCAAACTGCAAAGACACACCCTCCATGGCCCCTCATCCTCGACACAGGGCTGGGAAGCAGGAGACAAGGGAATACAGCTCAGGCAGCTCTTTTTACGGAGACAGACCCTCGAAAGTGCAGCTGCCCGCGGGGCCGGCGTCCGCCCCCTCGGGACACACCCCTGCCCCGGACCCCAAGAGCCAGCAGCACAGGAGCAACGCCGGCCATCTTGGCCAGGCAGCGGCACGGCTCGACGCCCTCGAGCCGAAGACGGGGGCGTGCCCGCACCCGCGCACGGAGGGGGGCGAGGCGAGGGAGGCCCGGCGCCCCCGAGCCCAGAAGGACCCGGCGGCGGCCGGGCCCGTGGACCTGCTGTGCGGGCGGTGCATCGCTTGCAAGAGGGAGACGCGGACGTTCAACGGGCTGTGCTTCGACTGCCTGCAGAGGAAGGCGCAGGCGGCGGAGCCCCGGGAGGCCCGCCTGGCGCAGGCGCTGGCGCCGGGGTGGCAGGGCGCGGGCTCTCGGGGCCAGCAGCCGCCTGGAGAGCGATGCATTACGCCCGGGTGCGTGTACTTCGGGACTGAGCAGCACTCCGGCTACTGCACCGTCTGCTACTGCAGCCGGG GCCTTCCCCTTCCGGAGCCCCCGGGCTGCGAGGCCGACAGACAGCAGGCCCCGGCTGGCCAGCCGCCTCAGATCGCCTCCACCCTCAGGAACATGCCCAAGTGCCGCGCAGCCGGCTGCGGCATGCTGGGAAACCCCAGCTTCGACGGCTTCTGTGAGAAGTGCTTCCTGACCCACAGCAGACGGGCAGCGCAGTCCAGACAG ACGCTGGCTCTGGCTAAACAAGAGCCCCTACATGAAAGGCTGCAGGAGTCGGCCTGTGGGGAGATGAGAGAAGGTCCCTCTGGTCCATCAGGCAAAGCCCAGGCTGCTGCTGCACTGGACAGAAGGCCCTGCAGGCACAGAAGCTGTCCGAACTTCGGCAACAGCAGATGTGAAGGATACTGCAATCACTGTTATAAAAAGTACCAGAAGTAA